A single region of the Leptolyngbya subtilissima AS-A7 genome encodes:
- the metK gene encoding methionine adenosyltransferase encodes MSEYSIFTSESVSEGHPDKMADQISDAVLDAILKEDLHARVAVETLVKTGMAVIAGEVRTNTYVDLEDIVRNVILAIGYDSSDVGFDGASCAVLNAIGKQSSDIAMGVDVATDKDLGAGDQGLMFGYATNETDTLMPAPIYYAHRLVERQAYLRKHGVLPWLRPDAKSQITLRYEHLKPVAVEAVVLSTQHDPDISQADIREAVMEEIIKPVLPNGWLHADTQYHINPTGQFIIGGPVGDCGLTGRKIIVDTYGGMARHGGGAFSGKDPTKVDRSAAYAGRYVAKNIVAAGLAERCEIQVSYAIGVAQPTSISINTFGTGKISDGAIAELVRKHFDLRPQGLIDMLDLRRPIYQQTAAYGHFGRELPDFTWEKTDRADLLKTAL; translated from the coding sequence ATGAGCGAGTACAGTATTTTCACCTCTGAGTCGGTGTCTGAAGGCCATCCCGACAAAATGGCCGACCAGATTTCCGATGCCGTTTTGGATGCCATTCTCAAAGAAGACCTGCATGCCCGAGTAGCGGTTGAAACCTTGGTTAAGACCGGTATGGCCGTCATAGCTGGGGAAGTGCGCACTAACACCTACGTCGATCTAGAAGACATTGTCCGCAATGTAATTCTGGCCATTGGCTACGACAGCTCCGATGTGGGCTTTGACGGGGCCTCCTGCGCGGTGCTCAACGCCATTGGCAAGCAGTCGTCTGACATTGCTATGGGGGTCGATGTGGCCACCGACAAAGATCTGGGCGCAGGCGACCAGGGGTTGATGTTTGGCTACGCCACCAACGAAACCGACACCCTCATGCCCGCCCCAATTTACTACGCCCATCGGCTGGTAGAGCGGCAGGCCTACCTGCGTAAGCACGGCGTGCTGCCCTGGCTGCGCCCCGACGCCAAGAGCCAGATTACCCTGCGCTACGAGCATCTAAAACCGGTGGCGGTGGAAGCGGTGGTGCTCTCGACCCAGCACGACCCCGATATTTCTCAAGCCGACATCCGCGAAGCAGTGATGGAAGAGATCATTAAGCCGGTGCTGCCCAACGGCTGGCTCCACGCCGATACTCAATATCACATCAACCCCACAGGGCAGTTCATCATTGGCGGCCCTGTCGGCGACTGCGGCCTTACCGGGCGCAAAATTATTGTTGATACCTACGGCGGCATGGCTCGCCACGGCGGCGGCGCATTCTCGGGCAAAGATCCCACCAAGGTCGATCGCTCGGCGGCCTATGCTGGGCGCTACGTGGCCAAGAATATTGTGGCGGCAGGTCTGGCCGAGCGCTGCGAAATTCAGGTCTCCTACGCTATCGGCGTGGCTCAGCCCACCTCGATCTCAATCAACACCTTTGGCACGGGCAAGATTTCTGACGGGGCGATCGCAGAGCTGGTGCGCAAACACTTTGACCTGCGCCCCCAGGGCTTAATCGACATGCTCGATCTGCGCCGCCCAATTTACCAGCAGACGGCTGCCTACGGCCACTTTGGTCGCGAGCTGCCCGACTTCACCTGGGAAAAAACCGACAGAGCTGACCTGCTCAAGACCGCTCTTTAG
- a CDS encoding FHA domain-containing protein, giving the protein MITLSLLHPLHKTPVQSWSFDQESVIRIGRSTDNNVVLYSAVVSRHHVEIHRADNGWAVKSIGTNGTYLDGRRITEVPVEDGIVIRLARSGPNIQIHMSEEKRDPLKELLSRRRTEDMKDHDHGTQSEPHDEERALPHQTTVINQ; this is encoded by the coding sequence GTGATTACCCTCTCGCTGCTCCATCCTCTCCACAAAACTCCAGTGCAGAGCTGGTCTTTTGATCAAGAATCGGTGATTCGCATTGGTCGATCGACCGATAACAACGTGGTTCTATACAGCGCTGTGGTCTCCCGCCACCACGTTGAAATTCACCGCGCCGACAATGGCTGGGCGGTGAAAAGCATCGGTACCAACGGTACCTATCTCGACGGTCGTCGCATTACCGAGGTCCCTGTAGAAGACGGCATTGTGATTCGTCTGGCGCGATCGGGGCCCAACATTCAAATTCACATGTCTGAAGAAAAGCGCGACCCCCTCAAGGAATTGTTGAGCCGTCGCCGCACCGAAGATATGAAAGACCACGACCACGGCACCCAGAGCGAGCCCCATGACGAAGAACGCGCTCTGCCCCACCAGACCACCGTCATCAATCAGTAG
- the pgl gene encoding 6-phosphogluconolactonase, which translates to MTAPQLEILSDKPALVQRALALVVEAIHSAVADHDYCTLALAGGSTPKPLYSGLAEQDLPWEKLYIFWGDERYVPLDHPDSNGGMAKAAWLDRVPIPPDHILYAPTLEGDPAVSARQYEAMVKSIFGGLQGLGPDQVPRFDLILLGMGDDGHTASLFPYTEALKVNDRLIAVGQKGSDPRLTFTAPLINHSHRVMFLVAGSDKQAALAQVFAPDGDDEAYPSRMVRPQGELRWLLDRSAVGDLDLAAMVSS; encoded by the coding sequence ATGACCGCGCCGCAGCTTGAGATCTTGTCCGACAAGCCTGCCCTGGTGCAGCGGGCCCTAGCCTTGGTGGTCGAGGCCATCCACAGCGCCGTAGCCGACCACGACTACTGCACCCTGGCCCTGGCTGGTGGCAGCACCCCCAAACCCCTCTACAGCGGCCTGGCCGAGCAAGATCTGCCCTGGGAAAAACTCTACATTTTTTGGGGCGACGAGCGCTACGTGCCCCTCGACCATCCCGACAGCAACGGGGGCATGGCCAAGGCCGCCTGGCTCGACCGGGTGCCCATTCCGCCCGACCACATTCTCTATGCCCCTACCCTAGAGGGGGATCCAGCCGTGTCGGCCCGTCAGTACGAGGCGATGGTCAAGTCAATTTTTGGTGGGCTTCAGGGCCTTGGCCCTGATCAGGTGCCCCGCTTCGACCTCATTTTGCTAGGCATGGGCGATGACGGCCATACGGCCTCCCTCTTTCCCTACACCGAGGCGCTGAAAGTAAATGATCGACTGATTGCCGTGGGCCAAAAGGGCAGCGACCCTCGCCTCACCTTTACCGCCCCGCTAATTAACCACAGCCATCGGGTCATGTTTTTAGTAGCCGGGTCGGACAAACAGGCCGCCCTGGCCCAGGTATTTGCCCCCGATGGCGACGACGAGGCCTATCCCTCCCGGATGGTGCGCCCCCAGGGAGAACTGCGCTGGCTGCTCGATCGCTCAGCGGTGGGCGACCTTGACTTGGCAGCAATGGTCTCTAGCTAA
- a CDS encoding urease subunit gamma: protein MQLTPQEKDKLLIFTAALVAERRKDRGLKLNHPEAVAYISAAILEGARDGRTVADLMSYGTTLLSRAEVMDGVAEMIHDVQVEATFPDGTKLVTVHEPIR, encoded by the coding sequence ATGCAACTGACCCCCCAGGAAAAAGACAAGCTGCTAATTTTTACCGCTGCCCTGGTGGCCGAACGCCGTAAAGACCGCGGGCTGAAGCTCAACCATCCCGAGGCCGTTGCCTACATTTCTGCGGCCATTTTAGAGGGGGCGCGCGATGGGCGCACTGTGGCCGACCTGATGAGCTACGGCACCACTCTGCTCAGCCGAGCCGAGGTCATGGATGGAGTGGCGGAGATGATTCACGATGTGCAGGTGGAGGCTACCTTCCCCGACGGCACCAAGCTAGTTACTGTTCACGAACCCATTCGGTAG
- a CDS encoding S41 family peptidase, producing MAVSGSNPGDIVLDAEAIEAVLGALVTQLDAYVFPEVAEKIQNDLEQRLEAGGYGDLTGGQQLADTLTAQLQQMSGDRNLRLHFSPALLPHLEPDTAPDAAEIERQYKASRRRNFDLNKVERLPGNVGYIQLFSFEPPEFAGETLAAAMTLVAHTDALIFDLRHNQGGSPATVALLCSYLLPAHPPVHLNDLYWSETDETHQWWTVPYVPGQRYLDKPVFALTSPETFSAAEEFAYNLQVLKRGAVVGETTRGGANPGRGFRLHDHFWVFMPTGQAINPTTGKNWDGTGVIPTVKVPAETALDTAHLMALNHLLEAGPEGVARRELEETLPRVERSLQQKRQDLIANLGGPS from the coding sequence ATGGCTGTTTCTGGCTCTAACCCAGGGGATATTGTGCTAGATGCTGAGGCGATCGAGGCTGTGCTAGGAGCACTGGTCACCCAGCTCGATGCCTACGTATTTCCCGAGGTGGCGGAAAAAATTCAGAACGACCTTGAGCAGCGCTTAGAGGCAGGGGGTTACGGCGACTTGACCGGCGGGCAGCAGCTGGCCGATACGCTAACGGCCCAGCTCCAGCAGATGAGCGGCGATCGCAACCTGCGCCTGCACTTCAGCCCCGCCCTCCTGCCCCACCTAGAGCCTGACACAGCGCCTGATGCCGCGGAGATTGAGCGCCAGTACAAAGCCAGTCGTCGCCGCAATTTTGACTTAAACAAAGTTGAGCGCTTGCCCGGCAACGTGGGTTACATCCAGCTATTTAGCTTTGAGCCGCCAGAGTTTGCCGGCGAGACTCTGGCCGCCGCCATGACCCTGGTGGCCCATACCGACGCCCTCATCTTTGACCTGCGCCACAACCAGGGGGGCTCCCCAGCTACAGTGGCGCTGCTGTGCAGCTATCTACTTCCCGCCCATCCACCCGTTCACCTCAACGACCTGTACTGGAGCGAAACCGACGAAACCCACCAGTGGTGGACGGTGCCCTACGTGCCGGGGCAGCGCTACCTCGACAAGCCCGTCTTTGCCCTCACCAGCCCTGAAACCTTCTCAGCGGCGGAGGAGTTTGCCTACAACCTGCAAGTGCTGAAGCGCGGAGCCGTGGTGGGTGAAACCACTCGCGGTGGAGCCAATCCGGGACGCGGCTTTCGCCTACACGACCATTTCTGGGTCTTTATGCCCACGGGTCAGGCAATCAACCCCACCACTGGCAAAAACTGGGATGGTACAGGGGTGATCCCCACCGTCAAGGTGCCGGCGGAGACGGCCCTCGATACGGCTCACCTGATGGCCCTCAACCACCTGCTAGAGGCCGGGCCCGAGGGCGTGGCCCGCCGCGAGCTGGAGGAAACCCTGCCCAGAGTTGAGCGATCGCTTCAGCAAAAGCGCCAAGACTTAATTGCCAACCTAGGAGGCCCGTCATGA
- a CDS encoding urease subunit beta — protein sequence MIPGELLPAEGEIELNAGKETVTLAVANTGDRPIQVGSHFHFFEVNAALSFDRDQARGMRLDIPAGTAVRFEPGDERDVTLVPLAGERRVYGFNAQVEGAL from the coding sequence ATGATTCCCGGAGAACTGCTGCCCGCCGAGGGCGAAATTGAGCTGAACGCGGGCAAAGAGACAGTAACGCTGGCGGTGGCCAATACGGGCGATCGCCCTATCCAGGTCGGCTCCCACTTTCACTTTTTTGAGGTGAATGCGGCGCTGAGCTTCGACCGCGACCAGGCCCGGGGTATGCGGCTCGATATTCCTGCCGGTACTGCTGTGCGCTTTGAGCCGGGCGATGAGCGCGACGTAACTTTGGTGCCGTTGGCTGGGGAGCGACGGGTCTACGGGTTCAATGCCCAGGTCGAAGGGGCACTGTAG
- a CDS encoding PIN domain-containing protein: protein MIGLDTNILVRYLTRDHEPQWQQASEVIQQNQPCFIANIVLCELVWVLRGAKYRFQKTEVVDILEAMLHSAAFEFESRSTLDQALQRYKQGKADFSDYLIGAVSRQAGCTETASFDGKLKGEKGFQCLD from the coding sequence ATGATTGGGCTTGATACCAATATCTTGGTGCGCTACCTTACCCGTGACCACGAGCCGCAATGGCAGCAAGCCTCTGAAGTCATTCAGCAAAACCAACCCTGCTTTATTGCCAACATCGTTTTGTGCGAACTGGTTTGGGTGCTTAGAGGTGCCAAATATCGCTTTCAGAAAACTGAAGTAGTCGATATTCTAGAGGCAATGCTCCACAGCGCTGCCTTTGAGTTTGAAAGCCGTTCAACCCTTGACCAAGCCCTTCAGCGATATAAACAGGGCAAAGCAGATTTTTCTGATTACCTGATTGGAGCCGTCTCTCGGCAGGCGGGTTGTACAGAAACCGCAAGCTTCGACGGTAAATTGAAGGGAGAAAAGGGATTTCAGTGCTTGGATTAG
- a CDS encoding AbrB/MazE/SpoVT family DNA-binding domain-containing protein: MFSTTVTDTGQITLPDEIRQHLKLVSGSRVEFVIDESGQVKIFPLTVAIESLSGVLHRPNTSPATQDDMDAAISEGANDWA; this comes from the coding sequence ATGTTCAGCACCACTGTCACCGACACTGGGCAGATCACTCTGCCTGACGAAATCCGGCAGCATCTCAAACTTGTCAGCGGCAGTCGAGTCGAGTTCGTCATTGACGAAAGCGGTCAGGTCAAAATCTTTCCCCTCACCGTTGCCATAGAATCCTTGTCAGGTGTCCTCCATCGGCCTAACACCTCCCCTGCTACCCAAGATGACATGGATGCTGCCATTTCTGAGGGCGCTAATGATTGGGCTTGA
- a CDS encoding cation-translocating P-type ATPase: MNDSSPNSTTAWHSVGIEEALSQLDSNDNIGLTAQAVLDRRSQYGPNELEEVGGRPAWRILLDQFTNIMLLMLIAVAVVSGVLSFRNQEFPKDAIAIFAIVILNGVLGYLQESRAEKALAALKQMASPSVRVQRDGRLQEVPSQDLVPGDIMLLEAGDQVAADGRLLEASNLQLRESALTGEAQGVNKQATRTLAVDTSLADRKNLVFQGTEVAQGRGRVLVTGTGMKTELGRIAAMLQGVETEPTPLQQRMTQLGNVLVSGSLTLVAIVVVAGVFFGGWGAFERLLEVALSMAVAVVPEGLPAVITVTLAIGTQRMVRRQALIRRLPAVETLGSVTTICSDKTGTLTQNKMVVQRVRSLSQSLQITGEGYAPEGEFVSEGQPLDPRQVTDVGLLLVDGLLCNDSVLQKEGGDWAIMGDPTEGALVVMAAKSGLDRHRLGHELQRVVEFPFSSERKRMSVVFSGVNALAADLALSKDLSNAPYLMLAKGSPEMLLECCTSGLKGTEQFELDQETRSRILADSATMAAQGLRVLGFAYRSITTVPDEGDPDLAERDLVWLGLVGMIDALRPEVRVAVQRCRAAGIRPMMITGDHQLTAMAIAQDLGIADADARSLSGAELEAMSQAELEAVVKEVNIYARVSPEHKLRIVKALQKDHQIVAMTGDGVNDAPALKQAEIGIAMGITGTDVSKEASDMVLLDDNFATIVAATEEGRVVYTNIRRFVKYILGSNIGELLTIALSPLLLPILDVPLSPLQILWMNLVTDGFPALALAVEPAEPDVMEQPPHDPQEGIFARGLGAYMLRIGVVFAIISVSMMVWAYQHAQQGGDPDRWKTMVFTTLCLAQMGHAIAVRSGSRLTIEMSPWSNPFVLGAVLLTCVLQLMLIYVEPLRNFFGTHLLSSFELLICFGFSTLLFVWVEAEKIYRRIRGKVVRD; the protein is encoded by the coding sequence ATGAATGACTCCTCTCCAAATTCTACGACCGCCTGGCATTCGGTTGGCATTGAGGAGGCCCTCAGTCAGTTAGACAGCAATGACAACATCGGCCTCACGGCTCAAGCTGTGCTCGATCGCCGCAGCCAGTACGGCCCCAACGAGCTAGAAGAAGTCGGCGGCCGCCCCGCCTGGCGCATCTTGCTCGACCAGTTCACCAACATCATGCTGCTGATGCTGATTGCGGTGGCGGTGGTATCGGGGGTGCTGTCCTTTAGAAATCAAGAATTTCCCAAGGATGCGATCGCGATTTTTGCGATCGTTATTCTTAATGGCGTGCTGGGCTATCTGCAAGAGAGCCGAGCTGAGAAAGCCCTAGCTGCCCTGAAGCAAATGGCGTCGCCCAGCGTGCGGGTGCAGCGCGACGGACGTCTGCAAGAGGTGCCCTCTCAAGATCTGGTGCCCGGCGACATTATGTTGCTCGAAGCCGGTGACCAGGTGGCTGCCGACGGTCGCTTGCTAGAGGCTAGCAATCTTCAGCTGCGCGAGTCCGCTCTGACCGGCGAAGCCCAAGGGGTCAACAAACAGGCCACTCGCACCCTAGCGGTTGATACAAGCCTAGCCGATCGCAAGAACCTGGTGTTTCAGGGCACGGAGGTCGCGCAGGGCCGAGGTCGCGTACTGGTGACCGGCACTGGCATGAAAACCGAGCTGGGCCGCATTGCTGCCATGCTGCAAGGGGTCGAAACCGAACCCACTCCGTTACAGCAGCGCATGACCCAGTTGGGCAACGTGCTGGTTAGTGGGTCGCTGACCCTGGTGGCAATCGTAGTGGTTGCTGGCGTGTTTTTTGGCGGTTGGGGAGCCTTTGAACGTCTGCTAGAGGTGGCTCTGAGTATGGCGGTGGCGGTGGTGCCCGAAGGCCTGCCGGCGGTGATTACCGTCACCCTAGCCATTGGCACCCAGCGCATGGTGCGCCGCCAGGCCCTCATTCGTCGCCTGCCTGCGGTGGAAACCCTGGGCTCGGTTACCACGATTTGCTCTGACAAAACCGGCACCCTAACTCAAAACAAAATGGTGGTGCAGCGAGTGCGCTCCCTTTCCCAATCGCTGCAAATTACTGGGGAGGGTTACGCCCCTGAGGGTGAGTTTGTCAGCGAAGGGCAGCCCTTGGACCCTCGCCAGGTAACTGACGTTGGTCTGCTGCTGGTAGATGGTCTGCTATGCAACGATTCTGTGCTGCAAAAAGAGGGGGGCGATTGGGCGATCATGGGCGACCCCACCGAGGGAGCCCTGGTGGTGATGGCGGCTAAAAGCGGCCTCGATCGCCACCGTCTAGGCCACGAATTGCAGCGGGTCGTAGAGTTTCCCTTCTCATCAGAGCGCAAGCGCATGAGCGTGGTGTTTAGCGGCGTAAATGCCCTCGCCGCCGATCTGGCACTGTCCAAAGACCTCTCTAACGCCCCCTACCTCATGCTGGCCAAGGGATCGCCGGAAATGCTGCTTGAATGCTGCACCAGCGGCCTGAAGGGAACAGAGCAGTTTGAGCTGGATCAGGAGACGCGATCGCGCATTCTAGCCGACAGTGCCACTATGGCTGCCCAAGGGTTGCGGGTACTGGGCTTTGCCTATCGCTCCATCACCACCGTGCCCGATGAGGGCGACCCCGATCTGGCCGAGCGAGATCTAGTGTGGCTGGGCCTGGTGGGCATGATCGACGCCCTGCGGCCCGAGGTGCGGGTGGCGGTGCAGCGCTGTCGGGCCGCTGGCATTCGCCCCATGATGATTACTGGCGACCACCAGCTGACCGCCATGGCGATCGCCCAAGACTTGGGCATTGCCGATGCCGATGCCCGCTCTCTCAGCGGCGCTGAGCTAGAGGCCATGAGCCAGGCCGAGCTAGAGGCCGTAGTCAAAGAGGTGAACATCTATGCCCGAGTGTCGCCCGAGCACAAGCTGCGTATTGTTAAAGCCCTGCAAAAAGACCACCAGATCGTCGCTATGACCGGCGACGGTGTCAACGATGCCCCAGCCCTCAAACAGGCCGAGATTGGCATTGCTATGGGCATTACCGGCACCGACGTGAGCAAAGAGGCCAGTGACATGGTGCTGCTCGACGACAACTTTGCCACCATCGTCGCCGCCACCGAAGAGGGTCGGGTGGTCTACACCAACATTCGCCGGTTTGTGAAATACATTCTCGGCTCTAACATTGGCGAACTGCTCACCATTGCCCTCTCGCCGCTGCTGCTGCCGATCTTGGATGTGCCCCTAAGCCCGCTGCAGATTTTGTGGATGAACCTGGTCACCGACGGTTTCCCAGCGCTGGCCCTGGCGGTAGAACCAGCCGAACCCGATGTGATGGAGCAGCCGCCCCACGACCCCCAAGAGGGCATTTTTGCCCGTGGGTTAGGCGCCTATATGCTGCGCATCGGCGTGGTGTTTGCCATTATCTCGGTGTCGATGATGGTGTGGGCCTATCAGCACGCTCAGCAGGGCGGCGACCCCGATCGCTGGAAGACGATGGTGTTTACTACCCTCTGTCTGGCTCAGATGGGCCACGCGATCGCTGTGCGCTCTGGCAGTCGCCTCACTATAGAAATGTCGCCCTGGTCAAACCCCTTTGTGCTGGGGGCCGTGCTTCTCACCTGCGTACTTCAACTCATGCTGATCTACGTAGAGCCGCTGCGAAATTTCTTTGGCACCCACCTGCTCAGTTCCTTCGAACTGCTAATCTGCTTTGGCTTTAGCACCTTGCTGTTTGTCTGGGTCGAAGCCGAAAAAATCTACCGCCGCATCCGAGGCAAAGTCGTGAGGGACTAG
- a CDS encoding DUF3153 domain-containing protein yields the protein MQPVHINLRRVLRRSLLLLLPLLLSGCLRYDLTLRFDHQSHGQISQTIDLSDRGAALAQPTLEPWLDDLKVRSRPLGGQLSQNSQTVTLTVPFGTAADLGDRFQQLFASAADPDIESIPAEEPSPPDRPTYLQLPGWEPVPFTLAIDQTNWLLASRTHLTYTLDLSQLPPNQDDSADLAPWADLHFRLQVLWGLSQLAPTATPPTQQDATGATWQLEPGQINSIDATFWLPNAIALGTLGITALVLAGYGLRYRIFKPKFPAS from the coding sequence ATGCAACCTGTTCACATTAATCTGAGGAGAGTTCTAAGGAGATCGCTGCTGCTGCTGCTGCCTCTGCTGCTGAGCGGCTGCCTGCGCTACGACCTCACCCTGCGCTTTGACCACCAGAGCCACGGTCAGATTTCGCAGACGATTGATCTAAGCGATCGCGGTGCAGCCTTAGCCCAGCCCACCCTCGAACCCTGGCTAGATGATCTGAAGGTGCGATCGCGCCCCCTCGGCGGCCAGCTCAGCCAAAACTCGCAGACCGTTACCCTCACTGTGCCTTTTGGTACCGCTGCCGACCTGGGCGATCGCTTTCAGCAGCTCTTTGCTAGTGCCGCCGACCCAGATATTGAATCCATCCCTGCCGAAGAACCGTCCCCCCCAGACCGTCCCACCTACCTACAACTGCCCGGCTGGGAGCCTGTCCCTTTTACCCTAGCCATCGACCAAACCAACTGGCTGCTGGCCAGCCGCACCCACCTCACCTACACCCTCGACCTAAGCCAGCTACCCCCCAACCAGGATGATTCGGCTGATTTGGCCCCTTGGGCTGACCTGCACTTTCGGCTGCAAGTGCTCTGGGGCCTATCCCAACTGGCTCCTACTGCCACCCCTCCTACCCAGCAAGACGCCACCGGAGCCACTTGGCAGCTTGAGCCAGGCCAGATCAACTCCATTGATGCCACCTTTTGGCTGCCCAACGCGATCGCCCTCGGCACCCTCGGCATAACAGCCCTAGTGCTCGCTGGCTATGGCCTCCGCTACCGCATCTTCAAGCCCAAGTTCCCCGCCTCCTAA
- a CDS encoding lipopolysaccharide assembly protein LapA domain-containing protein yields the protein MRQINFVVIFVIALALVLFGIENTERVLIHIAPGLDVEAPLCVELIMAMGIGAVFAWVFSVWAQVQGYMSFGKQVQQREIRIQELEQDVQRYQVKLEEQSLLLPAAQVEDGEAVA from the coding sequence ATGAGGCAGATAAATTTCGTCGTTATCTTTGTGATTGCCCTAGCCCTGGTGCTATTTGGCATTGAGAACACTGAGCGGGTACTAATTCACATTGCCCCTGGCCTGGATGTAGAAGCCCCGCTGTGCGTCGAGCTAATTATGGCCATGGGCATCGGCGCGGTGTTTGCCTGGGTGTTTAGCGTTTGGGCGCAGGTGCAGGGCTACATGTCCTTCGGCAAGCAGGTGCAGCAGCGCGAAATTCGCATTCAGGAACTGGAGCAGGATGTGCAGCGCTACCAGGTCAAGCTCGAAGAACAGAGCCTGCTGCTGCCCGCTGCTCAAGTCGAAGATGGGGAAGCGGTCGCTTAG
- a CDS encoding segregation/condensation protein A: MSSSLAQTAIAFLIDLADQGEIDPWDVKVIDVIDRFLSLLKSQAEALASQGRTPYEANLSESGQGFLYASMLVLLKADTMVRAEAEAEAEANPEEVWEEEIPDLIPLPRNLERHLHRRAVAPIPQRRQVTLHELIQQLETMATVMADHTPRLRARRARPQPQRQAVRAIAQLAHQENLSEIAAALEAFLDQYWDELGEDTLWIDFELLLEHWPQFKPADLEDAHDFDTPHAAAVHEKVGVFWGLLFLSAQSKVELGQNQFYGDLRVRNLNRAPLTAAEAELPAFILPD, translated from the coding sequence ATGTCATCGTCCCTGGCTCAAACTGCGATCGCATTTCTCATCGACCTGGCCGATCAGGGCGAAATCGACCCGTGGGATGTCAAGGTGATCGACGTGATCGATCGCTTTTTGTCGCTGCTCAAGAGCCAGGCCGAAGCCTTGGCCAGCCAAGGCCGCACCCCCTACGAAGCCAATCTATCTGAGTCGGGTCAAGGGTTTCTCTACGCCTCCATGCTGGTGCTGCTCAAGGCCGACACCATGGTGCGAGCCGAAGCCGAAGCCGAGGCCGAAGCCAACCCCGAAGAGGTCTGGGAAGAGGAAATTCCTGACCTCATACCCCTACCCCGCAACCTGGAGCGGCACCTGCACCGCCGCGCCGTCGCCCCCATTCCTCAGCGGCGGCAGGTCACGCTCCACGAGCTAATTCAGCAACTCGAGACCATGGCCACGGTGATGGCCGACCACACCCCGCGCCTGCGAGCGCGACGCGCTCGACCCCAGCCCCAGCGCCAGGCAGTACGGGCGATCGCTCAGCTAGCCCACCAGGAAAACCTCTCTGAAATTGCCGCTGCCCTAGAAGCCTTTCTCGATCAGTACTGGGACGAGCTAGGCGAAGACACCCTGTGGATCGACTTTGAACTGCTGCTGGAGCACTGGCCCCAGTTTAAGCCCGCCGATCTCGAAGACGCCCACGACTTTGACACGCCCCACGCCGCCGCCGTCCACGAAAAGGTGGGCGTGTTTTGGGGGCTGCTGTTTCTCTCAGCCCAGTCGAAGGTAGAGCTGGGTCAAAATCAGTTCTACGGCGATTTACGGGTCAGAAATCTTAATCGCGCCCCTCTTACCGCAGCAGAGGCCGAACTGCCGGCCTTTATTCTGCCTGACTAA